The DNA sequence TATACACTGTCCGATAGCCCACGGTGAAGGACGTTTTTTGACCGACTCTCAAAAAACACTTGATAACTTGTTAGAAAAAGGACAGATTGCTCTGGTTTACGGAGGAAGGGAAGCCGATAAGGGGATCCCTGCAAACGGAGAATACCCCTTTAATCCTAACGGATCGCTTGCAGATATAGCCGGCATATGCAATACTAAGGGAAATGTGCTTGGCCTCATGCCCCATCCCGAAAATAATGTAGTTATAAGAGAAAGGGATTCGGAAGAAGAAAAAGCACGCACAAAACTCTGTCTCGATATGTGGAGGGCCGGAGTCAATTACGTTCTATAAAAAAATATTTTAAGAAATATTTTGAGGTATTTGCCATGAATAATTTTTTTCAAAAATGGAAACTGTTTATTTTTATCGTAGTGTTTGCTGTGCCATTAGCTCTTTTTTTTAGCTCATGTTCAAAAAAGCTGGGGTACGGTGTAGTAAACTGGTCAATTCCAGAATATAACCTTACTGCAGGAGATATAATTCCGGTTTATGTAAAATCTAATATTGAAAAGGTTTACATCGTAGGCCTCAACGAAAAAACGGCAGTCAGAGTCGAGATTCCTCTTTGGCAGATTACCTTTTTTGAATCAAAAAAAGATGCGGTTAGGTTTCAGGCAAGATTAAGCGAGCATAAACACGCTTATGCAAGGGTAAAGTTGGATGGTCTTCCTATGCGCTCAAACCCTGACAATACCTCAAATCAGGTTTACCGCTTAAAATTAGGACAACTTGTAAAAATTCTTTGGTTCGGAGAAGGCGTTCCTGTTTTAAAGGGCGGAAAACCGATGGACGGCCAATGGTATGAGGTTATAACCGAGGACGGAGTAAGGGGCTGGTGCTTTTCATATAATCTAACCATCTATGATGAAAGAGAAAGCGAATCCTCCGAAAACACGAATTTAGCCCAAGAAAAAGATGCAGAGCTTGAAGCGGTTCTAAACGAATTTTGGTATCCCGAAAATTACCGAAAAATGATAAACAACAGGCAGGTTGATCTCGATAAAATGAGCCTTACTTGGGGCTTCTTCCCCGGTTTACGGTCAGGTATTGCAAGAGTCGAGCTTCAAAACACAAGGCTTTCTTTTCCATACACAAAGATTACAAAAATCGGAAACAAATACCTTTTTGAAGGTTCCAACCTTTCTCTGCAGATAAGAGGTCAAGATATCATCACTCTCGAATTTTCCGATACTAATGGAAAACTCAGACAGGAAAACTTTATTACCCTAAATGCCTCGCCTGAAAATATTATCAATAACGAAATAAAAAGAAGAGAAGCTGTAATAGATAAAATAGCCAAAACTTCATCCGAATTTACATCGGAAAATTTCGGCTCTTTGAAAATACTGCCTGACGGGCAATTTATTTGGAGCGGATATAGCCTTATAACCCCTTCAATTATACCTTCGGGAGCAGGTTCTTCGGGCAAGGTTAGTTTAAAACATTTCTTAGACAAAAAACTTTCAGGGGACTATGAAGGTGTTTTAAGTTTTAAATTTGAAAAAACATCTGAGCCGGTTGTATTTATGTACAGTATTTCGTCCAAAGGACTCCGCCTTGAAGCAGTAGAAGCTTCAAGCATACAGGATAATCTTGTAACACGCCGTAGTTTAGATCCGGTAATCTTATTCTTTGCAGCAAAATAGAGCCATGCCCTTTATACAGCTTTCAAAGATTTCTCTTGCCTTTGGGGACAGAGATATTTTAAAGGATATAACCCTCATATTAACAGCCGGAACAAAGGCCGCCCTTACCGGAGCAAACGGCTGCGGCAAGTCTACCTTAATGAAGATTGTTGCAGGCCAAATAAAGGCAGATTCAGGCGATATAGCCTCAGAAAAAGATACGTCAATAGCCTACCTTCCCCAATCGGGAATCGTCCACAAGGGCAAAACCTTGGCGGAAGAGGCCGAAACAGCCTTTGCCTACGGCTACGATATTATCAAAGCCATGGACGAGGTCGGCGAAAAAATGAAAACCGAAAAAGATGAGCAAAAACTTATCGCCTTAGCAAACGATTATCATGCCTTGCAGACAAGGCTTGAAAATTCCGGCTGGAATTCAAAAAAAGGCCTTATTGACGAAACCTTACGGGGCTTGGGCTTTTCTTCAGCGGATTTTAATAAAAACACGGAAGAATTTTCAGGCGGCTGGCAAATGCGTATAGCTCTTGCAAAGGTTCTTTTACAAAATGCCGACATAATTGTTCTTGACGAACCCACAAACTACCTCGATATCGAAGCCCGATCTTGGCTTGAGCTTTGGCTTAAAAAATTTAAGGGAGGGTTTTTGCTTGTAAGCCATGACCGCTACTTTTTGGATCAAACGGTAACCGAAACTTACGAGCTTTTTAAGGGAACCTTAAAAAAATATAAGGGAACCTACAGCGACTACGAAAGGATAAGAACTATCGAAGTTGAAGGCCTTATAAAGGCTTATGAGCAGCAGCAGGAAGAAATAGCCAAAACCGAAGACTTTATCCGTAAATTCAGATATACGGAAAGCCGTGCAGCCTTGGTGCAGGACAGAATAAGGCGGCTCGAAAAAATGGAAAGAATAGAGCTTCCCGAACATCTAAAAAAAATCCGCTTCAGCTTTCCTCCGGCCCCTCATTCGGGTAAAATAGTCCTACAGGCAGAAGGAATAAGCAAGGCGTATAGCAGGGCTTATAGCCCGGCTGGAAGCCCGACCTACGGCCAAACCGGCGGCCTTCACAGGGTACTCGAAAATTTGGATTTAACAGTCGAAAAGGGCGAACGCCTTGTTTTGGCAGGAAAAAACGGAGCAGGAAAATCAACCCTCCTGCGTATCCTTGCAGGGGAGGATAAAAACTTTACAGGGAGCTTAAAAGAAGGGGTCGGAGTTAAAATGGGCTATTTTTCTCAAGATGAATCTGAGACTATTACAGGGAGCGAAAGCATAATAGAACTCCTTGAACGCTCGGCTCCTACCGAACTTGTTCCTAAGCTTTATGATATGCTTGCAGCCTTTTTATTCCGAGGAGACGATATTTATAAAAGCCTTTCGGTCCTATCGGGAGGTGAAAAATCGAGGCTTGCCCTCCTCCTTCTTCTTTTAAAGCCCTTGAACCTTTTAATCTTGGATGAGCCCACAAACCATTTGGATTTACATTCAAAGGATGTGCTCTTGGATGCCCTAAAACGCTTTGACGGAACTGTAGTTTTTGTATCTCACGATAAGGGCTTTATACAGGAACTTGCTACAAGGGTATTGGAACTCAAGGCTGACGAAGAAGGCTTAAAACCCTCAAAGATAAGGAATTTTCCGGGAAGCTATGATTATTATCTTTATCGGATCGAACAAGAGGAGGCCGAAGATAAAAACGGGGCTATAAGAAAAACCGATAAGACCGATGCTTCAAAGGTCTCTGCCAACCTATCTTACGAGGAACAAAAACGGCTCCGCTCGGAAAGAAGAAAATTAGAAAAAGAAGAAGAAAGGCTTTTAAACGAAATAGAAAAATGCGAAGCGGAAATAGCTGAAAATGAAGCCCTCCTCGCCGAGCCCGAAGTCTACTCCAACGGCGAAAAAAGCAGATCCGTTCAGAAAAAAATAGAGGAACTAAGGGCAAGAGCTGAAGAACTTTCGGAAAGCTGGGCAGAGGCAGCTTCCAAATTGGAAACGAGTATATAAATCGAAATAAGCCTTATTTTTTCTCTTGGTCGAGTTTTTTATCGGCAAATTTAAAAAGCTTTCCGGAAGTTACAAGATAGGCACCGGCAGCCAAGAAAAGGACAAACATTACAATTCCGAATATCTTCATAAAATCGCCGCCTTTCCTGCCGAAAAAGTAAACCAGGCTGTACAAGACGGTAATATTACATATTGCAGCTACTAAATCATAGATAAAAAACTTATAAAACGGATATTTTACAAAGCCGCTCGTCATCGATACTGCATTGCGGACTCCGAAGGGGATAAAGCGGCAAATTATAAATGTAAAAATGCCGTGCTTTTGAAGGGCCTTTAAAAGACGGTAAGTATTTTCCTTTGTTATAATTTTTGAAAAAAGCCCAATAGATATTGATCCCTTAGAAATCAGCCTCCCCCAACCATATACCATACAGTCGCTTACAAATGCGCCCACATAAAGAGCTGCCAAAAAATGAGGAATGGAAGCCTTTTCGCCTTGAGAAAAAATAGCCGACATTGCAACAAGAATATCTTCTGAAATAGGTATATTAAAGCCTCCGAGGAGTAGGCCGATAAAAACCACAAGTGGGAAATAAGTTATATAGTTACCTATCCAGTTCAAAAACGCTGTCAACATGCAGGTTATGTTACATTATTTTAGGTAAAAATTCAAGCTCTGTCAGCCATATTTTTGCAGATATTTCGGAAGGCATAAGCCATTCACCTCGAGGAGAAAGGGAAAATCCCGTAACCGAAGCCCCTTCGGGGCTGCATGATCTTTTAAACTGCTGGGAGAAAAATCTTTTATAAAAAAGATTCAGCCATTTTAAAATCTCGGCCTTGGAATAAGAGGAATCCTTAAAAGCCTCAAGGGCAAGAAAATAAACCTTTTTAGGCGAAAAACCGTTTCCTATTACATGATAAATAAAAAAATCGTGAAGTTCATAGGGACCTAGTATATCCTCGGTTTTTTGAGAAATTTCTCCGTTTTCAGGCGGAAGAAGTTCCGGACTTACAGGCGTATTTATTATATTTGATAGAAGCTCAAAAAATGCGGAATTTTTCTTTTCATCTTCAAAAAAAATTTTATTATCGGCAAAGGCAAGTATACAGTCCTTTAGAAGGGTCTTTGGAATTGAAGAGTTGACCTCGTACATCGACATTTGATCCCCTCCGTAGGTCATCCATCCCAAGGCCGACTCAGAGAGGTCTCCCGATCCCACCATTATACCGTCGATTTGGTTTGCCTTATCCATCAAAATCTGAGTCCTTTCACGGGCTTGGGCATTTTCATAAGCAATATCATGATTATCAATATCTTGCCCTATGTCTGAAAAGTGCTGCACCATAGCCTTTTCAATGGGGATTTCCAAAAGTGTACAGCCTAAAGTTTTTGCAAGAGCCGAAGCATTGTTTTTTGTTTTTTCGGTTGTGCCGAAACCGGGCATGGTAACGGCATAGAGATTTTTAAAATCAATATTTAAAAGTTTAAGGGCATAGGCACTTGCAAGGAGGGCCAAAGAAGAATCCAAGCCTCCGGAAATACCTACAAGGCATTTTGAACAGCCTATAAACTGAAGACGCCTTGCAAGGGCAGAGCTTTGGAAAAAAATAAGCTCCGAAAAGAAATTCTTATAGATAAACTTTTTATGAAGTTCATCGCAATCAGGTAAAAAAGGATTTTTTTGTACATGATAGTTTAAGGCCTTCTTGGTATTGGAGCGTTCTTTTTCGATTAAAATCTCCCAATCGGAATCAGAAGTTTTCGAAAGTTTTGAGCTTAATTTTTGTCCTTTTAAAAATTCCGTATCAATGTCGGAAGATATGTAAAACTCTGCTTTTGAAGAAACAGACAGCTTTTCTAAAAGCACCTCTTTTAAAAATGATTTAAACTTAAGTTCTTTTCCGTTTTCAAATATACCGCATTCACCTGCAAAAATATAATCCGAAACCGACTCCCCCATTCCGCAGTTTGCAAAAGCTATGGCCGATTTTTTCTCGGCCGAAAGAGCCTTATACCCTTGCCGCATAGCAGAAGCTCCGAGAGGTTTTGAAGGCTCTGCAAGAGGAGTTAAAATAAGATCCGCACAAGAAGACGAATCAAAAGAAAATGAAAAAACTGTGTTAGGGCCGGAGGAATTCTTATGGTTTACAATAAATTTAAAACCCTTCCCAAAGGGAATATTTTCTCCGCAGAATGGAATCAGGCATGGTTCTTCTTCAAAATCTGAAAAAATAGAACATAAAAACTTGGAAGGAAGATGGGGTACAATGGCCATAAGTTTTCCGCTGCTTATTACTGCCGAGGAGGTATAAAGATTGTGCCTATATAAAAAAGGAAGGCCTACAACAGACACGATAGAAAATTGCTTAGTTTTTTCGGCTAATATCTTTACGGCATCAAGGGCTTTTTGGATTAAAAGAGACTGTTTAAAAACGGAACCTAAGGAAGCTCCGGTAATCGAAGCTTGAGGAAAAAGGATAAGGTTTGCACCGTCTTTTTCAGCTTTTTTAATCTCTTGAAGATGAAGATTTACATTTTCTTCTATGTCTGCAAGAGAAATTTTAGGAGATGAAACCGCAATGCGGTAAAAGCCGAGTTCTTCAATACAAAAATTAAAGTCTTTTTTTTTATCCATCGATTTTCCCTTTTTTATCTTGCAAATTTTTGTCTTTTAAATAAAGAATTAACATCGCCGCAAGAGAGCCGAGAATCATTAAAGCACATAAAATTTGTCCCGTAGATATATTTGTCCACGATTCATAAACATAAATATTGGAGGCCCCTGTTCCAAAGGATATTGGATAGCCCTTGTTTGCATCCGGCTGGCGGAAATATTCGATAAAAAACCTAAAAAAGCCGTAACCCAATGTATAAATACAAACCAAAAAGCCGTCAAAGGGCTTTTTTTTGCGGAGGAGCCATAAAATAAGCCAAAGCATAATTCCTTCAAAAAAGGCCTCATAGAGCTGGCTCGGATGGCGGGGCAGATTTATCATTAAAGCTCCTTCCTGTACAACCATACCTGCTTGTTCTGCAAAATCCCTGACCCAGCTTTCGGCCAGATAAAATCGATCCGAAATAGGAGTTTGAGGAAAAATCATTCCTATCTTGCTCGCCGTTATGCGGCCGTAAAGCTCTCCGTTTGCAAAGTTACCGAGACGGCCGAAGGTATAGCCTAGAGGAATTGAAACAGCCATAAGGTCTGCAACTGCTGCAAATTTAAATTTAGATTTTTTTGTCCAGAGGATGACCCCTAAAAAACCTCCTATAAAGCCTCCGTGATAGGACATACCTTGAAAACCTGTAAAGGTTAGATTTCCGGCTCCGTCCCTTGCAAAGGGCCAAAAAATAAGCCAAGGCGCTTTTAAGTAGGTTTCAGGATTATAGACGAGGGTTCCGAAAATTCGCGCACCCAAAATAAGCCCTAAAATTCCCCAGATAAAAAGGTCTGCAATATCATCTTGCGTCATAGCCTTTTGACAGCCTGAATATCGTTCAAATTCGCCCTTGTTTACCTGATAAGAAAACAAAAAATAGGCTATTCCAAAGGCAACAAGATACATAAGACCGTACCAACGTAAAAATGGCAGCCCCGGAATAATTTCGGGATGAAGCCATGAAGGATATTGTATAGCTAAAAGCATTTTAAACCTCTTAATTATTCTAATTCAACTTCTACTTCTTTAATAGGTGAACATATAATTTGTCCGTTTTTTTCATCGAACTCAAAAAATACGTTATGATGAGTTTCCATAACTTCAAAATAGCGGCCGTGGCTTTCAAGAACAACGCCCGGATAAACCGAACCCTTCACCTTTATTTTTGAAGGAATGTGAAATTCAAAATTTTCTTTTAGATTAAATATGCGGACCGTAAGAGCACTGTTTCTTTTTAAAAGCTTAACTTTTTTCTGTCTTAAAGCATCGACATCAGGAGGATTTGCCTGTAATTCTTTTTCGATCTTTGCAAGTTCGGCATTATTATCCTCTATTTCTTTTTCACGGACTTCAATTTCATCTTTTATCAAGTAATCCTGTCCGAACGAGATAATTGTTCTTATGGTTTTTTCGGCACCCAAGTCATGTACCGAAACACCCTTCGCAGCATGGATGCTTCCGCCTAGCAATACACCGGGGTTGCCTGTCAAATGCACGGTACCATTTGTTTTTACCAGACACTTAAAGCAATACGAGGATATGTCTATATCGCCGCCCGAAAATACTCTTGCATTTTCCGCATATTGGAGATTGGTTTTATCTTTAGCCCAAACAGTCCCCCTGCCCTTTCCGTTAATACCCCCGTTTAAGATAAGAGAGTCTTCAGAATAAATCAGGGCCTTTTCTACAGTACCGGTAATTGTCAATTTACCCTTTGATTTTACCTTTACGTCATCTTTAATATCTCCGGTAATAATCAGGTTTCCCGGAAAACTTATATCGCCGAATTTGGTATCTATATCATTTTGGATGGTTTTAAGTGAAGAGATTACAAGAGCATTATTAAAAAAAGAAAGCTCTCCGGATTCTGCAGCAAAAAATTTAATAACATGCTTTTCTTCGGTAACTTTTATCGTTTCATCATTAGCAGGCAAATCCGTTGGTTCGGCATTTTTAGGGTCAATCGGCTCACCAAAAACATTTTTACCCTTTTCTCCCTTAGGTAAAAGACGGGCAGTTAAAATTAGGGCATCTTTCTCGACAGTTGCAGTACTAAGTTCTTCATTAAATTTAACCGACCATTCAAGTTTATAGGATTCGGGAGCGACAGGAGGAGTTC is a window from the Treponema denticola genome containing:
- a CDS encoding SH3 domain-containing protein, giving the protein MNNFFQKWKLFIFIVVFAVPLALFFSSCSKKLGYGVVNWSIPEYNLTAGDIIPVYVKSNIEKVYIVGLNEKTAVRVEIPLWQITFFESKKDAVRFQARLSEHKHAYARVKLDGLPMRSNPDNTSNQVYRLKLGQLVKILWFGEGVPVLKGGKPMDGQWYEVITEDGVRGWCFSYNLTIYDERESESSENTNLAQEKDAELEAVLNEFWYPENYRKMINNRQVDLDKMSLTWGFFPGLRSGIARVELQNTRLSFPYTKITKIGNKYLFEGSNLSLQIRGQDIITLEFSDTNGKLRQENFITLNASPENIINNEIKRREAVIDKIAKTSSEFTSENFGSLKILPDGQFIWSGYSLITPSIIPSGAGSSGKVSLKHFLDKKLSGDYEGVLSFKFEKTSEPVVFMYSISSKGLRLEAVEASSIQDNLVTRRSLDPVILFFAAK
- a CDS encoding ABC-F family ATP-binding cassette domain-containing protein, which produces MPFIQLSKISLAFGDRDILKDITLILTAGTKAALTGANGCGKSTLMKIVAGQIKADSGDIASEKDTSIAYLPQSGIVHKGKTLAEEAETAFAYGYDIIKAMDEVGEKMKTEKDEQKLIALANDYHALQTRLENSGWNSKKGLIDETLRGLGFSSADFNKNTEEFSGGWQMRIALAKVLLQNADIIVLDEPTNYLDIEARSWLELWLKKFKGGFLLVSHDRYFLDQTVTETYELFKGTLKKYKGTYSDYERIRTIEVEGLIKAYEQQQEEIAKTEDFIRKFRYTESRAALVQDRIRRLEKMERIELPEHLKKIRFSFPPAPHSGKIVLQAEGISKAYSRAYSPAGSPTYGQTGGLHRVLENLDLTVEKGERLVLAGKNGAGKSTLLRILAGEDKNFTGSLKEGVGVKMGYFSQDESETITGSESIIELLERSAPTELVPKLYDMLAAFLFRGDDIYKSLSVLSGGEKSRLALLLLLLKPLNLLILDEPTNHLDLHSKDVLLDALKRFDGTVVFVSHDKGFIQELATRVLELKADEEGLKPSKIRNFPGSYDYYLYRIEQEEAEDKNGAIRKTDKTDASKVSANLSYEEQKRLRSERRKLEKEEERLLNEIEKCEAEIAENEALLAEPEVYSNGEKSRSVQKKIEELRARAEELSESWAEAASKLETSI
- a CDS encoding DedA family protein, with translation MLTAFLNWIGNYITYFPLVVFIGLLLGGFNIPISEDILVAMSAIFSQGEKASIPHFLAALYVGAFVSDCMVYGWGRLISKGSISIGLFSKIITKENTYRLLKALQKHGIFTFIICRFIPFGVRNAVSMTSGFVKYPFYKFFIYDLVAAICNITVLYSLVYFFGRKGGDFMKIFGIVMFVLFLAAGAYLVTSGKLFKFADKKLDQEKK
- a CDS encoding NAD(+) synthase; translation: MDKKKDFNFCIEELGFYRIAVSSPKISLADIEENVNLHLQEIKKAEKDGANLILFPQASITGASLGSVFKQSLLIQKALDAVKILAEKTKQFSIVSVVGLPFLYRHNLYTSSAVISSGKLMAIVPHLPSKFLCSIFSDFEEEPCLIPFCGENIPFGKGFKFIVNHKNSSGPNTVFSFSFDSSSCADLILTPLAEPSKPLGASAMRQGYKALSAEKKSAIAFANCGMGESVSDYIFAGECGIFENGKELKFKSFLKEVLLEKLSVSSKAEFYISSDIDTEFLKGQKLSSKLSKTSDSDWEILIEKERSNTKKALNYHVQKNPFLPDCDELHKKFIYKNFFSELIFFQSSALARRLQFIGCSKCLVGISGGLDSSLALLASAYALKLLNIDFKNLYAVTMPGFGTTEKTKNNASALAKTLGCTLLEIPIEKAMVQHFSDIGQDIDNHDIAYENAQARERTQILMDKANQIDGIMVGSGDLSESALGWMTYGGDQMSMYEVNSSIPKTLLKDCILAFADNKIFFEDEKKNSAFFELLSNIINTPVSPELLPPENGEISQKTEDILGPYELHDFFIYHVIGNGFSPKKVYFLALEAFKDSSYSKAEILKWLNLFYKRFFSQQFKRSCSPEGASVTGFSLSPRGEWLMPSEISAKIWLTELEFLPKIM
- the lgt gene encoding prolipoprotein diacylglyceryl transferase, which produces MLLAIQYPSWLHPEIIPGLPFLRWYGLMYLVAFGIAYFLFSYQVNKGEFERYSGCQKAMTQDDIADLFIWGILGLILGARIFGTLVYNPETYLKAPWLIFWPFARDGAGNLTFTGFQGMSYHGGFIGGFLGVILWTKKSKFKFAAVADLMAVSIPLGYTFGRLGNFANGELYGRITASKIGMIFPQTPISDRFYLAESWVRDFAEQAGMVVQEGALMINLPRHPSQLYEAFFEGIMLWLILWLLRKKKPFDGFLVCIYTLGYGFFRFFIEYFRQPDANKGYPISFGTGASNIYVYESWTNISTGQILCALMILGSLAAMLILYLKDKNLQDKKGKIDG
- a CDS encoding FapA family protein; amino-acid sequence: MEKLWTLKKNNSGKCFLTFTALLEPENCPSADEILLEAKRKGIKSSSLVSKKTIEDYLKKHTGSGIEPVSLPLELDPNFDARITTNNDKTAAYLYVRKAADSANEVDMSTINRLLQRSNIANIDTEKIKEGLNDFINSSDMEFSMLIAEGSPPKRGPDKKLITHFEQIPDHEVQRLADRLKRPDLRTADVENPTTDQDYPLSEAETLTIVEKGDLIYEVEDAGLGEAGVDVYGQSIPGLPGNDPFFLDLRNIVQNHSELRAGETGLLLIANTERGLKIRIVPYRDAKVRAVVSRDKMEVSLILQSGLGAGERLSVIGVKTALNEVNLLNSISDTKINEIIESARKVNDECEFVILSGTPPVAPESYKLEWSVKFNEELSTATVEKDALILTARLLPKGEKGKNVFGEPIDPKNAEPTDLPANDETIKVTEEKHVIKFFAAESGELSFFNNALVISSLKTIQNDIDTKFGDISFPGNLIITGDIKDDVKVKSKGKLTITGTVEKALIYSEDSLILNGGINGKGRGTVWAKDKTNLQYAENARVFSGGDIDISSYCFKCLVKTNGTVHLTGNPGVLLGGSIHAAKGVSVHDLGAEKTIRTIISFGQDYLIKDEIEVREKEIEDNNAELAKIEKELQANPPDVDALRQKKVKLLKRNSALTVRIFNLKENFEFHIPSKIKVKGSVYPGVVLESHGRYFEVMETHHNVFFEFDEKNGQIICSPIKEVEVELE